A section of the Apodemus sylvaticus chromosome 10, mApoSyl1.1, whole genome shotgun sequence genome encodes:
- the Tmem97 gene encoding sigma intracellular receptor 2: MASLAARRCVEWLLGLYFVSHIPITLFIDLQAVLPPELYPQEVSKLLRWYSKEFKDPLMQEPPVWFKSFLLCELVFQLPFFPIAAYAFFKGSCRWIRIPAIIYAVHTITTLIPILYTFLFEDFSKAVAFKGQRPESFRERMTLVGIYAPYLIIPLILLLFMLRNPYYKYEEKRKKK; encoded by the exons ATGGCGTCCCTGGCAGCCAGGCGCTGCGTCGAGTGGCTATTGGGCCTCTACTTCGTCTCGCACATCCCCATCACGCTGTTCATCGACCTGCAGGCGGTGCTGCCGCCCGAACTCTACCCGCAGGAG GTCAGCAAGCTGCTGCGGTGGTACTCTAAGGAGTTCAAAGACCCTCTGATGCAGGAGCCTCCAGTGTGGTTCAAGTCCTTCCTGCTTTGTGAGCTCGTGTTCCAGCTGCCTTTCTTTCCCATTGCAGCGTATGCCTTCTTCAAAG GAAGCTGCCGATGGATCCGAATCCCTGCAATCATCTATGCAGTTCACACCATAACAACTTTAATTCCAATCCTTTATACATTTCTATTTGAGGATTTCTCTAAAGCTGTCGCTTTCAAGGGACAAAGACCTGAGAGTTTCCGTGAACGAATGACCCTTGTAGGTATCTATGCCCCCTATTTAATAATCCCCCTTATACTCCTCCTGTTCATGCTTCGGAACCCTTACTACAAGtatgaggagaagagaaagaaaaaataa
- the Ift20 gene encoding intraflagellar transport protein 20 homolog isoform X1, with amino-acid sequence MLNERCLCQATGLYSFLTLAPMTYLLIATITPSKQTFSREPGRETAMAKDILGEAGLHFDELNKLRVLDPEVTQQTIELKEECKDFVDKIGQFQKIVGGLIELVDQLAKEAENEKMKAIGARNLLKSIAKQREAQQQQLQALIAEKKMQLERYRVEYEALCKVEAEQNEFIDQFIFQK; translated from the exons ATGTTGAATGAACGATGCCTATGCCAAGCAACTGGACTGTACTCTTTCCTGACCCTTGCTCCTATGACATACCTCCTGATTGCCACTATCACCCCTTCAAAGCAGACCTTCTCTAGGGAGCCTGGAAGGGAAACAG CTATGGCCAAGGACATCTTGGGCGAGGCCGGGCTGCACTTTGATGAGCTGAACAAGCTTCGGGTGTTGGACCCAGAGGTCACCCAGCAGACCATAGAGCTCAAGGAGGAGTGCAAGGACTTTGTGGACA AAATCGGCCAGTTTCAGAAAATTGTGGGTGGTCTGATTGAGCTTGTGGATCAGCTTGCCAAAGAAGCCGAGAACGAGAAGATGAAG GCCATTGGTGCTCGGAATTTGCTGAAATCCATAGCGAAGCAGAGAGaagcccagcagcagcagctgcaggcaCTGATAGCGGAGAAGAAGATGCAGCTAGAAAG GTATCGGGTTGAATATGAAGCTTTGTGTAAAGTAGAAGCAGAACAAAATGAATTTATTGAccaatttatttttcagaaatga
- the Ift20 gene encoding intraflagellar transport protein 20 homolog isoform X2 yields the protein MAKDILGEAGLHFDELNKLRVLDPEVTQQTIELKEECKDFVDKIGQFQKIVGGLIELVDQLAKEAENEKMKAIGARNLLKSIAKQREAQQQQLQALIAEKKMQLERYRVEYEALCKVEAEQNEFIDQFIFQK from the exons ATGGCCAAGGACATCTTGGGCGAGGCCGGGCTGCACTTTGATGAGCTGAACAAGCTTCGGGTGTTGGACCCAGAGGTCACCCAGCAGACCATAGAGCTCAAGGAGGAGTGCAAGGACTTTGTGGACA AAATCGGCCAGTTTCAGAAAATTGTGGGTGGTCTGATTGAGCTTGTGGATCAGCTTGCCAAAGAAGCCGAGAACGAGAAGATGAAG GCCATTGGTGCTCGGAATTTGCTGAAATCCATAGCGAAGCAGAGAGaagcccagcagcagcagctgcaggcaCTGATAGCGGAGAAGAAGATGCAGCTAGAAAG GTATCGGGTTGAATATGAAGCTTTGTGTAAAGTAGAAGCAGAACAAAATGAATTTATTGAccaatttatttttcagaaatga